One Lacunisphaera limnophila DNA window includes the following coding sequences:
- a CDS encoding AGE family epimerase/isomerase — MTVVTPTDLLAAIEADLRGNILPFWIKQVANRPARTFHGALSNDLTVDPAVERGALLTSRILWTYAAALRQYGDAAYRAMADLAHEDLMAHYHDAGQGGFYWSIAADGAVLRDRKQVYGQAFAIYALSEYHAATGLRAPLDQAITVFQLLERHAREPAHGGYLEAFARDWSPITDMRLSAVDQNDPKSQNTMLHVMEAYTRLLNVWPDPGLRRALREIVELMLTRIVDARTAHLGLFFTVDWRRTSDRISYGHDIEAAWLLTRAAAALGEPAVTARTEALALRIAEVTLAEGTDTDGAIFNLGDPTGIIDPSKEWWPQAEAVVGFLEAFRISGEARYLAAAAKTWGFIATRLIDRQQGEWFRGVTREGVVNPAFEKVSFWKCPYHNGRLGLEAVARLGMAATAG, encoded by the coding sequence ATGACCGTCGTTACCCCGACCGATCTGCTCGCCGCCATTGAGGCTGACCTGCGCGGCAACATCCTGCCGTTCTGGATCAAGCAGGTGGCCAACCGGCCTGCCCGCACGTTTCACGGCGCGCTCAGCAATGATCTGACCGTCGACCCGGCCGTCGAGCGCGGCGCGTTGTTGACGTCCCGCATCCTCTGGACCTACGCCGCCGCGCTGCGCCAGTATGGCGACGCGGCGTATCGCGCCATGGCCGACCTCGCGCACGAGGATCTCATGGCGCACTATCACGACGCCGGGCAGGGCGGGTTCTATTGGTCGATCGCTGCCGACGGTGCGGTCCTGCGTGACCGCAAGCAGGTCTACGGGCAGGCCTTCGCCATTTACGCCCTGAGCGAATACCATGCGGCGACCGGCCTGCGGGCCCCGCTTGACCAGGCCATCACGGTCTTCCAGCTGCTGGAGCGTCACGCGCGCGAGCCGGCCCACGGGGGCTACCTCGAGGCCTTCGCCCGCGACTGGTCGCCGATCACCGACATGCGGCTCAGTGCGGTGGACCAGAACGATCCCAAGTCCCAGAACACGATGCTCCATGTGATGGAGGCCTACACGCGGCTCCTCAACGTGTGGCCCGATCCCGGCCTGCGCCGCGCGCTGCGCGAGATCGTGGAACTGATGCTCACGCGCATCGTGGACGCCCGGACCGCCCATCTCGGGCTCTTCTTCACCGTGGACTGGCGGCGGACCTCGGACCGCATCTCCTATGGCCACGACATCGAGGCGGCCTGGCTGCTCACGCGCGCCGCCGCGGCCCTGGGCGAGCCGGCAGTGACCGCCCGGACCGAGGCCCTCGCGCTCCGGATCGCCGAGGTGACGCTGGCCGAGGGAACCGACACGGACGGCGCGATCTTCAACCTCGGCGACCCCACCGGCATCATCGACCCCAGCAAAGAGTGGTGGCCGCAGGCCGAGGCCGTGGTCGGCTTCCTCGAGGCTTTCCGGATTTCCGGGGAGGCCCGCTACCTCGCGGCCGCGGCCAAGACCTGGGGCTTCATCGCCACGCGCCTGATCGACCGGCAGCAGGGCGAGTGGTTTCGCGGCGTGACCCGCGAGGGGGTGGTGAACCCGGCGTTCGAGAAGGTCAGCTTCTGGAAATGTCCCTACCACAACGGCCGCCTGGGCCTCGAGGCCGTCGCCCGCCTGGGGATGGCCGCCACCGCCGGGTAA